The Algoriphagus sanaruensis genome window below encodes:
- a CDS encoding glycoside hydrolase family 97 protein → MKKVFLSLVFTAVFLASFGQQKFQVSSPNGQVQVTLSNQERLTYSISHQENVLFQPSTLGFSLNRPEIDLTEFEVLGSEEKEVNQSWTPIYGERSKIKDHYRELRLRLQTKTQAKVQVNLVFKVYDDGVGFRYEFPEQEGFKHFIVGEELTEFKMGADHSAFWIPGDYDTNEFLYKTTRLSEVKSLAANAEEIDIAVKSPIGDNFVQTPLQLVTDSGYYIHIHEAALVNYPVMQLELDKADYTLKSHLVPDAVGNKAYLQTGTSTPWRSIIISKTPEGILASDLILNLNDPAQEEYYSWVTPQKFIGVWWEMHVGKGTWEYASGKHAANTANVKKYIDFAAKYGIEGVLVEGWNEGWEDWFGNWKEEVFDFVTPYPDYAIKELSEYARSKNVRLIMHHETSGSVTNYERRLEDALDFMVANDINTVKTGYVGKIIPRGEHHDSQWMNRHYVHVGKKAAEKKIMVVSHESSRPTGLNRTYPNMMASEAARGNEFNNAPTFGLTPEHETILAFTRLKGGPMDYTPGFFDFKLNRFDASRTTQVNTTISKQAALFVVFYSPIQMLGDLPENLEKYPDLVRFIVDIPLDWEESTYLKSAPGGQVVVARKAKENGVWYVAGISDEQAREVELDFSFLEKGKTYTVHLIQDSKDAHYDLNPTGMESKSSSVKPGQKMKVRMAQGGGFVMKISQE, encoded by the coding sequence ATGAAAAAAGTCTTTCTTTCTCTGGTTTTTACCGCTGTTTTTCTGGCAAGTTTTGGACAGCAAAAATTTCAGGTTTCTTCTCCCAATGGGCAAGTGCAAGTAACACTTTCCAACCAAGAGCGATTGACCTATTCCATTTCTCATCAAGAAAATGTGCTTTTTCAGCCCTCTACGCTTGGCTTTTCTCTAAATCGTCCAGAAATAGATTTGACTGAGTTTGAAGTTTTGGGATCAGAGGAAAAAGAAGTCAATCAATCTTGGACTCCTATTTATGGAGAGCGGAGTAAAATCAAGGATCATTATCGTGAGCTCCGACTCCGACTTCAAACCAAAACTCAAGCTAAGGTTCAGGTGAATCTGGTATTTAAAGTTTATGATGATGGAGTGGGTTTTCGGTATGAATTTCCAGAGCAGGAGGGATTTAAGCATTTTATCGTGGGAGAAGAACTGACCGAATTCAAAATGGGAGCTGATCATTCCGCCTTTTGGATTCCTGGGGATTACGATACCAACGAGTTTTTATACAAGACCACCAGACTGTCCGAAGTCAAATCTTTAGCAGCCAATGCCGAGGAAATTGACATCGCGGTAAAGAGCCCAATTGGAGACAATTTTGTTCAAACTCCATTGCAGCTTGTAACTGATTCGGGCTATTACATTCATATTCACGAAGCAGCTTTGGTCAATTATCCGGTCATGCAGCTAGAGTTGGATAAAGCTGATTATACCCTTAAATCCCACTTGGTGCCGGATGCAGTCGGAAATAAAGCTTACCTCCAAACGGGCACCTCTACTCCGTGGAGAAGCATCATTATCTCAAAAACACCTGAGGGAATTTTAGCTTCAGACTTGATCTTAAACCTGAATGATCCTGCTCAAGAGGAATATTACTCTTGGGTTACACCTCAAAAGTTTATCGGTGTGTGGTGGGAAATGCATGTGGGTAAAGGAACTTGGGAGTATGCTTCTGGCAAGCATGCAGCTAACACAGCCAATGTCAAAAAGTACATCGACTTTGCCGCTAAGTATGGAATTGAAGGCGTATTAGTCGAAGGCTGGAATGAAGGCTGGGAAGATTGGTTTGGCAACTGGAAAGAGGAGGTTTTTGATTTTGTGACCCCGTATCCCGACTATGCCATTAAAGAATTATCGGAATATGCCCGCTCCAAAAATGTGCGACTGATCATGCATCATGAGACTTCCGGTTCTGTAACCAATTACGAGCGAAGACTGGAAGATGCTTTGGATTTTATGGTGGCGAATGACATTAACACAGTTAAGACCGGGTATGTGGGGAAAATCATTCCCCGAGGAGAGCATCATGACAGTCAGTGGATGAATCGGCACTATGTCCATGTGGGTAAAAAAGCTGCTGAAAAGAAAATCATGGTCGTCTCTCATGAGTCGAGCAGGCCGACTGGATTAAATAGAACTTATCCCAACATGATGGCTTCAGAGGCAGCCCGGGGTAATGAATTTAATAATGCTCCGACCTTTGGGTTGACTCCTGAGCATGAGACGATTTTGGCCTTTACCCGACTCAAAGGTGGACCGATGGACTACACACCCGGTTTTTTTGATTTCAAGTTAAATCGTTTCGATGCGAGTAGAACTACCCAAGTCAATACGACTATATCCAAGCAGGCTGCCTTGTTTGTGGTGTTTTATAGCCCAATTCAGATGTTGGGTGACCTTCCTGAAAACCTTGAAAAGTACCCGGATTTAGTTCGATTCATCGTGGATATTCCCTTGGACTGGGAGGAAAGTACTTATCTCAAATCCGCTCCCGGAGGTCAAGTGGTGGTGGCCAGAAAGGCCAAGGAAAATGGGGTCTGGTACGTCGCAGGAATTTCCGATGAACAAGCAAGAGAAGTGGAATTGGATTTCTCTTTTCTGGAAAAAGGAAAGACCTACACCGTACACCTGATCCAAGACTCTAAGGATGCTCATTATGATCTAAACCCGACCGGAATGGAATCGAAGAGTAGTTCAGTCAAGCCTGGTCAAAAGATGAAAGTTCGGATGGCACAAGGAGGGGGATTTGTGATGAAGATTTCACAAGAATAA
- a CDS encoding type II toxin-antitoxin system RelE/ParE family toxin → MPKYDFLISIKAKEDLQRIWEYTFENWSENQADDYYLSIVNKIEQICDHPFSGIDCDFIRAGYRKAWIKSHVIFYRLASNHTIEIIRILHQKQDVNPDLFL, encoded by the coding sequence ATGCCAAAGTATGATTTTTTAATCTCGATAAAAGCTAAGGAAGACTTACAACGGATTTGGGAATACACTTTTGAAAACTGGTCTGAAAATCAAGCCGATGACTATTATTTAAGCATTGTCAATAAAATCGAACAGATTTGCGATCATCCCTTCTCTGGAATAGACTGTGATTTCATCAGGGCAGGATATCGAAAAGCATGGATCAAATCTCATGTGATTTTTTATCGCCTTGCTTCCAATCATACGATTGAAATCATCAGAATTCTACACCAGAAACAAGATGTTAACCCCGATTTATTCTTGTGA
- a CDS encoding type II toxin-antitoxin system ParD family antitoxin: MGKNTSISLGDHFEDFVEKEVSSGRYSTASEVIRAGLRLLEKEKLKLEILREALAEGEKSGFDPNFDSHSFLESLKKKHAKV; encoded by the coding sequence ATGGGAAAGAATACATCTATTTCGTTGGGAGATCATTTTGAGGATTTTGTTGAAAAAGAAGTTTCTTCAGGCAGGTACAGTACTGCCAGTGAAGTGATTAGAGCTGGATTACGTTTACTTGAGAAGGAAAAATTGAAGCTTGAAATTTTACGCGAGGCCCTGGCAGAAGGGGAAAAAAGTGGATTCGACCCTAATTTCGATTCTCATTCATTTTTAGAATCCTTAAAAAAGAAACATGCCAAAGTATGA
- a CDS encoding alpha-galactosidase has product MKYQLLHTSSFFIILVVFFSLPSYSNAQKSNGDWLVDGKSRPAETIQINPNEIQLRNGLVQRTFFLSPSPACYDFTNLMTGAQLLRTVMPEARVTLNGKTYEIGAKLDFKEKGYFKKEWLGMLKPEEGSFAYQGYTLSKITPHFPTKNQFWTGQNEQASGQKITFSYAHPEFPGLLLQVHYEIYDNLPLIGKFLTLENQGNSSIHIDQVVNEILGTVEEESAVVGATKDMKKPHQLYVENNFAFNNAMHAELSAQATHWKQDSSYTSQVNYDYQTPSTLEVYPQKGIGIDLEKGEKFQSIRTYELILDSYDRERNGLARRKMYRTIAPWTQQNPIFMHLVSKTDEKVRTAIDQCVDTGYEALILSFGSHINMEDNSPENIDRWKSLADYAHSKGIKIGGYSLFSSRTISPETDVISPITGKPGGAFFGNAPCLASDWGLNYLEKLKFFFSETGFDIFENDGPYPGDVCASHSHPGHKGLEDSQWVQMNLQKGLYQWMNARGIYINAPDWYFLDGTHKIAMGYREVNFSLPRDRQKILNRQNIYDATWEKTPSMGWGFVPLTAYHGGGSDAVLEPLNDHLDDYKQLMMQYYGAGIQACYRGPRLYDTEETKAMVIEVIAWYKKYRNILNSDIIRLRRADGKDWDGWMHVDPKGKEKALIMLFNPSTEPMKKELALPLYYTGLSETAQIRVEESKSQTVRLERNYDAKVTVGIPAGGYTWLVVE; this is encoded by the coding sequence GTGAAATATCAACTACTTCATACAAGCTCATTTTTTATAATTCTTGTAGTTTTCTTCAGCCTCCCTAGTTATTCAAATGCTCAAAAATCAAATGGAGACTGGCTAGTCGACGGCAAATCCAGACCTGCTGAAACCATCCAAATCAACCCAAACGAAATCCAGCTTCGAAACGGACTCGTTCAGCGGACTTTTTTCCTCTCCCCAAGTCCAGCCTGCTACGACTTCACCAACCTGATGACTGGAGCGCAACTCCTGCGCACCGTTATGCCTGAGGCCAGAGTGACTTTAAATGGAAAAACCTATGAAATCGGTGCTAAGCTGGACTTTAAAGAAAAAGGCTACTTCAAAAAAGAATGGCTTGGCATGTTGAAACCTGAAGAAGGAAGTTTTGCTTACCAAGGTTACACGCTTTCGAAAATCACTCCTCACTTCCCGACCAAAAACCAATTTTGGACCGGTCAAAATGAACAGGCAAGTGGACAAAAAATTACTTTCTCCTACGCACATCCTGAATTTCCAGGTCTTTTGCTTCAGGTGCATTATGAGATTTATGACAATCTCCCTTTGATCGGGAAATTCCTGACCTTGGAAAATCAGGGAAACTCCAGCATCCACATTGATCAGGTCGTGAATGAAATCCTCGGCACAGTCGAAGAAGAATCAGCCGTAGTTGGCGCGACCAAGGACATGAAAAAGCCGCATCAGCTCTATGTGGAAAACAATTTTGCCTTCAACAATGCCATGCATGCAGAACTCAGCGCACAGGCGACCCATTGGAAGCAGGACTCGAGCTACACCTCTCAGGTCAATTACGACTATCAGACGCCAAGCACCTTGGAAGTCTATCCACAAAAAGGAATAGGGATTGACTTGGAAAAGGGTGAAAAATTCCAGTCTATTCGAACTTATGAACTCATTCTCGACAGTTACGATCGGGAACGAAATGGATTGGCTAGACGGAAAATGTACCGAACCATCGCACCTTGGACTCAGCAAAACCCGATTTTCATGCACTTGGTCAGCAAAACCGACGAGAAAGTCCGCACCGCCATCGATCAATGCGTCGACACAGGTTACGAAGCACTGATACTGAGTTTTGGCAGCCACATCAATATGGAAGACAATTCTCCCGAGAACATTGACCGATGGAAATCACTTGCCGACTACGCCCATTCCAAGGGTATCAAAATCGGTGGCTACTCGCTTTTTTCCTCGCGGACGATTAGCCCAGAGACCGATGTGATCAGTCCGATTACGGGTAAGCCAGGCGGTGCTTTTTTCGGAAATGCACCCTGCCTCGCAAGCGATTGGGGTTTGAATTACCTCGAAAAATTGAAATTTTTCTTTAGCGAAACCGGCTTTGACATCTTCGAAAATGACGGTCCTTATCCCGGAGATGTCTGTGCCTCTCATTCCCATCCCGGTCACAAAGGACTGGAAGATTCACAATGGGTGCAGATGAACCTGCAAAAAGGGCTGTATCAATGGATGAATGCGCGGGGAATCTACATCAACGCACCGGATTGGTACTTTCTGGATGGCACCCACAAGATCGCTATGGGATATCGAGAGGTAAATTTTTCCCTACCGAGGGACCGACAAAAAATCCTCAACCGCCAAAACATTTACGATGCCACTTGGGAGAAAACTCCTTCGATGGGTTGGGGATTTGTACCCCTCACAGCCTATCACGGCGGCGGTTCGGATGCTGTTCTTGAGCCACTCAATGATCACTTGGATGACTACAAGCAGCTCATGATGCAGTATTATGGAGCAGGGATTCAGGCCTGTTACCGAGGACCAAGGCTCTATGATACCGAGGAGACCAAAGCCATGGTGATCGAAGTAATAGCCTGGTATAAAAAGTATCGGAACATCCTGAATTCCGATATCATCCGGCTTCGTAGAGCCGACGGCAAAGACTGGGATGGCTGGATGCATGTGGATCCTAAGGGAAAAGAAAAAGCCCTAATTATGCTTTTCAACCCTAGCACCGAACCCATGAAAAAAGAGTTGGCCCTCCCGCTTTACTACACGGGTCTAAGTGAGACTGCTCAAATCCGGGTGGAAGAAAGCAAAAGCCAAACTGTCCGTCTGGAAAGGAACTACGATGCAAAAGTCACAGTGGGCATTCCTGCAGGGGGATATACTTGGCTAGTGGTGGAGTAA
- a CDS encoding PQQ-dependent sugar dehydrogenase, whose protein sequence is MRNQLLWKPFLGLMLGLALFSCKTDPADDPNIKPEDNRFTKVVLTEGMDEPMEMTFLPGNRVLFVERKGGVKILDETTGEVTLVATIPVNTKYTNKAGVTREAEEGLMGVIAHPDYEKNNWIYMYYADPTDTKHVLARWELKGNELVESSKKIVLEVPTQREECCHTGGGMVFDAEGNLYLTVGNNTVNPREGSSNLDERPGMENSDDQRAPGNTNDLRGKILRIHPEDDGSYTIPEGNLFPPGTEKTRPEIYTMGHRNPWRPTLDSKTGYLYWGEVGPDASVDSIWGPKGYDEFNQAKGPGFFGWPYFIGDNFPYNRHNHADSSYGAPYDVNAPVNESVNNTGLRELPTPVVPAMIYYPYGASEKFPELGTSGRSATGGPVFRKADFKKDAPYVFPAYYEGKWLIVDFMRGWIFAVTMDENGDYVSMERFLPNETFSSAIDMDFGPDGSLYILEYGSAWFRGNANSRLIKIQFNRGNRKPNVAASVDKTAGATPLAVNFSSEGTNDFDDYDQGNLKFEWKITNTSGFNQILTEANPSFTFAEAGTYQVVVTVTDTKGETNSASLEVTAGNEPPAVSIDFGGMNRSFWFGDKDLNYIISVSDKEDGSSSDGTIKPEEVAVTFDYVPAGFDPIEVASKQSGVESAAILNLGKNLIEQSDCKSCHQYTEKSIGPSYQAVAEKYPNSAENTAYLVNKIINGGAGVWGDHAMSAHPSLSEADAKRMVDYILAMDDVQANIASLPLSGKVEAVIPEGENGQGSFLLRASYSDKGSGAIGSLNGVDFVALKAPFVDPQTSVDRKGVQLLTTPRVSFMMAGDNSQFALKGIDLTGIQEIDVLASITSRNGAIGGSVEIRLGSPTGEVLGTSDKIGIKEGGGFRPPQGVSMQEWIRMNANRAKVQIKSTSGIQDLYFIFKNPDAKGEQVLMSINEIEFKNKIED, encoded by the coding sequence ATGCGTAATCAATTACTATGGAAACCTTTTCTTGGGTTGATGCTGGGCTTAGCCTTGTTTTCCTGCAAAACAGACCCTGCCGATGACCCTAACATCAAGCCTGAAGACAACCGATTCACGAAGGTGGTCTTGACAGAAGGTATGGACGAACCCATGGAAATGACTTTTCTCCCTGGAAACAGAGTGTTGTTTGTGGAGCGAAAGGGGGGTGTGAAAATTTTGGATGAAACCACCGGGGAAGTCACCTTGGTCGCTACTATCCCAGTCAACACCAAATACACCAACAAAGCCGGCGTCACTCGTGAAGCTGAAGAAGGTTTGATGGGTGTGATTGCTCACCCGGATTATGAAAAAAATAACTGGATCTACATGTATTATGCCGACCCAACCGACACCAAACACGTTTTGGCTCGCTGGGAACTAAAAGGCAATGAATTGGTAGAATCATCTAAAAAAATCGTCCTGGAAGTACCTACCCAACGGGAAGAATGCTGCCACACGGGTGGAGGGATGGTGTTTGATGCCGAAGGGAATCTATACCTCACCGTCGGCAACAACACGGTCAATCCAAGAGAAGGATCATCCAACCTCGATGAGCGACCAGGAATGGAAAATTCCGATGACCAACGCGCTCCGGGAAACACCAATGACCTTCGAGGTAAAATCCTTAGAATCCATCCGGAAGATGATGGTTCGTACACCATTCCAGAAGGAAACCTTTTCCCTCCAGGAACTGAAAAAACTCGTCCTGAAATTTACACCATGGGTCATCGTAACCCTTGGAGACCAACCCTAGACAGCAAAACTGGCTACCTCTATTGGGGTGAAGTAGGGCCGGATGCTTCTGTGGACTCTATTTGGGGCCCAAAAGGCTATGATGAATTTAACCAAGCTAAAGGACCTGGATTCTTTGGTTGGCCTTACTTTATTGGAGATAATTTCCCTTACAACCGACACAATCACGCGGACAGCAGCTATGGTGCGCCATACGATGTCAATGCTCCTGTAAACGAATCAGTGAACAATACTGGATTGCGTGAACTTCCAACACCGGTTGTCCCAGCCATGATCTATTATCCTTATGGAGCTTCAGAAAAATTCCCAGAATTGGGAACCTCAGGAAGAAGTGCCACAGGGGGCCCCGTGTTCAGAAAGGCAGATTTCAAAAAAGACGCACCTTACGTATTCCCTGCCTATTACGAGGGCAAATGGCTCATCGTGGACTTTATGCGAGGATGGATTTTTGCAGTGACGATGGATGAGAATGGGGATTATGTGAGCATGGAGCGATTCCTTCCAAATGAGACCTTCAGTTCTGCCATTGACATGGACTTCGGACCAGATGGATCCTTGTATATTTTAGAATATGGCTCGGCCTGGTTTAGAGGAAATGCCAATTCCCGCTTGATCAAAATCCAATTCAACCGAGGAAACCGCAAACCAAACGTAGCTGCTTCAGTAGATAAGACCGCAGGGGCTACTCCATTAGCAGTCAATTTCTCTTCAGAAGGCACCAATGATTTTGATGATTACGATCAAGGCAATCTGAAATTTGAATGGAAAATCACAAACACCTCTGGTTTCAATCAAATCTTGACCGAAGCCAATCCTAGCTTCACTTTCGCGGAGGCTGGTACCTATCAGGTAGTAGTGACCGTGACCGACACCAAAGGCGAGACTAATTCGGCTTCCTTAGAAGTCACCGCAGGAAATGAGCCTCCGGCAGTGAGTATCGACTTTGGCGGAATGAACAGAAGCTTCTGGTTTGGAGATAAAGATTTGAATTATATCATCAGCGTGTCAGACAAAGAAGACGGTAGCTCCAGTGACGGCACGATCAAGCCCGAGGAAGTGGCGGTCACCTTTGACTACGTTCCTGCAGGATTTGACCCAATTGAGGTTGCTTCGAAGCAAAGTGGTGTAGAAAGTGCGGCTATCTTGAATTTGGGTAAAAATCTAATCGAACAAAGCGACTGTAAGTCTTGCCATCAGTACACCGAAAAATCAATCGGTCCAAGCTATCAGGCCGTCGCTGAGAAATATCCAAATTCAGCCGAAAACACAGCTTACTTGGTAAATAAAATCATCAACGGTGGAGCTGGTGTTTGGGGAGATCACGCCATGAGCGCTCACCCATCTTTAAGTGAGGCAGATGCCAAGCGAATGGTGGACTACATTTTGGCCATGGATGATGTCCAAGCCAATATCGCCTCCTTACCTTTGAGCGGAAAAGTAGAAGCAGTTATTCCAGAAGGTGAAAATGGCCAGGGAAGCTTCCTACTTCGTGCATCCTATTCAGACAAGGGTTCAGGCGCAATTGGTTCACTAAACGGAGTCGATTTTGTGGCCTTGAAGGCTCCTTTTGTCGATCCACAAACTTCTGTGGACAGAAAAGGGGTACAGCTCTTGACTACTCCTCGAGTTAGCTTTATGATGGCAGGCGACAATTCCCAATTTGCACTTAAAGGAATTGACCTGACAGGAATTCAGGAAATTGACGTTCTGGCAAGCATTACTTCGAGAAATGGCGCCATCGGCGGTTCGGTAGAAATCAGGCTGGGTTCTCCAACAGGAGAAGTTTTAGGAACCTCTGATAAGATCGGCATCAAGGAGGGGGGAGGCTTCCGTCCACCTCAGGGAGTGAGTATGCAAGAATGGATAAGAATGAATGCCAATCGGGCAAAAGTTCAAATCAAATCAACTTCTGGCATTCAGGACCTTTACTTCATCTTTAAAAATCCTGATGCCAAAGGAGAGCAAGTCCTGATGAGCATCAATGAAATCGAGTTTAAGAATAAAATAGAAGACTGA